Genomic DNA from Frondihabitans sp. PAMC 28766:
TGAGGCCCCGAACCCGCCCTCGGCGACTCCCGGTCAGCACGCGGTGATGAGTCGTGACGTCTGCGCGATCACCAGTGAACGGTGCTGGGCTGAGTTGTGCCGGCAGGTGCCGAACGCTGCCCTTCGCGTAGATACGTGAGGCGGATTGACCGCCACCTCATCGGCTCCGTGCTCGCCCCGGGCGTCGCCTACCGACTCACCCTCCGACTTCTCTGCCGTGCTCGGCTCGCCTATTCCGCCAGATCGGCCTCCCAGTTCGCCTGCTGGATCTCGACGTCGAGCTCGCGGAGGCTGCGCGCGACGTCGTCGGCCTGTGCCCGGATCGCCGCCGTGGGGAGCGCCGAGAGCTGGCGCAGCTCGCTGCGCAGCTGCCGGTAGCCGCCGAAGTCGCCGACCCCGGCCGACGCGTCGGAAGCCGCGACCAGGATCGAATGGCGGGTGCGGAGGACATCGCGCTGCGCGAGCGCCGCAGTCATCGTGCGTCCGTCGCCGAGTACGGTCGCGGAGTTCGTGAGGTTGATCGCGACGATCAGCCGCTCGAGGGAGTCGAGGGCCTCGCCTGCCTCGGAGAGCAGGGCCGCCGCGTCTTCGCCGGGCTCCTCGCCCTCCTGGTAGCGAGCGTTCGAGGTGATGCGCGACCGCAGCTGCTCGACGCGCTTCTGCAGATCGGCGCGATTGATGAGGGCCTCGGCGAGCTTCATGACGCCATCCTGGCACCGTGCTCCGCCGAAGACGGTCGATTTCAGTCAAAACGGGGCGTCTGGATCGTCCGTTTTGACGGAAATCGACCGGAGACGGAACGACGAGAGGTTGTGGCGGGGGCCGGGCTCTGCTGAGGGAAGTGTGAGCCCGGCCCACGCGAGGTGAAGCGGCCTACGGGGGTTCGGCCTGCTCCACGGGTTCGAGGCTGCCGATTCGGTCAGCGCCTCGAAGTCGTGATCGGTACGGCTATGAAGTTACTCAGGTCTCGAGATTCTCGCAAGGCATGTAATATCCCCAGTAAGGGGGATGCCTCGACAGTCGAGTAATCGCATAGTCTTGAATATCTCGATCATCGAGCTACGCGACGAGTGTCGAACCAGCCGCTCGCCCCTCCCCCGACCCGACAACCCGAACCCATTCTCCAGGAGCCACCCATGACCACCACCGCAGCACCGCTCCCCGCTGCCTCGTCCGCTCCGCGCGGCGCCGCCTCCGAAGGCGTCGCCGATCTGCTGGGCGCCTTCCGTCAGATGCAGCTGCAGCACGGCCGAGTCATCATCCACCAGAGCGAGCAGCTGCAGATGGGCGCCACCGACATCCGCGCCCTGTTCTTCATCTCGGAGAGCGGCGACCACTCCACGCCCAAGCAGGTCGCCGACTTCCTCGAGCTCTCCACCGGGGCCACCACGAGTCTCGTCGACCGCCTCGTGGCCGCCGGCTCGCTCCTCCGCGAGGCCCACCCGACCGATCGCCGCAGCGTCGTGCTGCGTGTCACGCCCTCCGGCCACGCCGCCGTGCAGGCCGTCTCCGACGTCTACACGTGCGCCCTCGCTCGCGTCATCCCCGAGGCCCGCTACGACGAGATGTCGGCTCTCTTCCGCGAGATCGCAGCCGCGCTCACCGAGGGCTCGGGCTGCTTCGACCCGCAGGCCTAAGCCGCATCTCTCAACTGGCCGCAGGCCTAGGTGAATCGAGAGGCACGGCCTAGAGCCGCACCGCCAAGGCGTTCGCGGTGAGCCCTGCGGCCGTGCCGCAGAGCAGCACCGTGTCGCCCGAGCCGAGCCGACCGTCGTCAAGACAGCGTGTGAGCGTGTACGGCACGGAGGCGGACACCATGTTGCCGTACTCCCCGACCGCGTCGACGTACGCGCCGACCGGGAATCCCAGGCGCCTCATGGCGAGACCGAGCGCCCCGCTCGCCTGATGCGGCACGACGAGATCGATGTCGCCGTGCCCGAGGCCCGCCTTCGCGAAGAACCGGTCGAAGAAGGCCGGCAGCACGGTCAGCATGCCCATCAGGGCGCGACGACCGTGCATCGAGAAGAGGTAGTCGGCCGGGTCGCCGTCCGCGTAGGCGTCCGACGGATGCAGCGACAGCCCGCCGCGCAGCTCGGTGTCGTGGGCGTGCTCAGGCCAGGTCTGCTGCAGGCTCGCGATGACACCCGAGCCGGCCGCTCCGCTGTCTTCTCGGGTCAGCACGACCGCTGCGGCGGCGTCCGAGAAGAGCTCGTAGCTCTCTTTCTGCCGGGGGTCGAGGGAGCGCGAGCCGACGTCGCCCGAGACGATCAGGATGCGCTCGTAGTCACCGTCGGCCAGATACCGTGACGCGATGTCGACGGCGGTGATGAAGCTCGTGCACGTCGAGTTGACGTCGAAGGCGGCCGCGTGGGCTTTCGGGGCGACGCGTTCCATCACCAGTGAGGCGGTGCACGGGATCGGCTGGATTCCGACGGCGCAGGCCGCGATGATGCAGTCGATGTCGCCGGGCTCGAGACCCGCGCGGCTGATGGCCTCCTCGGCGGCGGCGGCCAGCATGTCGAGCTGGAGCATGTCGTCGGGGATCCGGTAGCGCGTCTGTGCTCCGAAAGTCACGGTGCGGTCGGGAAGGAACGAGCCCCACCCGCTGATCCTGCAGTTCTTCATGCTCCCCCTCGGAGTAGGTCGACACCGGTCGGGTGTCGATCGTGGCTGAACAGAAGGCGCACGCCCTGTCGCTCGGCGGCGAGCAGCGCCTGGGCTGTGATCGTCTGCGCTCGTGAATCGTGCGCGACCGCCCGCGGAAGCGGCTTGATGCGACCCTCTTCGCCCAGGAGGTCGCGGGCCCAGGCGGCGTCGGCGGCGAGGAGGACGTCGTCCTCGACGAGCGCGCCGACGTGACCGCGCGCGTGGCCGGGCAGATCGACGAGCCGATACGAGCCGTCGCCGAACAGGTCGGCCGTGCGGAGGCCGGCGATCGCTGCGCCCGAGGCGACCGAGGCGTCGAAGGCCGCAGACGGCAGGACTGTCGCGCGGCCCTCGAGCCACGGAGGGATGAGACCGCCGAGCACCCCTTCTCGCAGTCGGGGCGACCGCAGCGTCTCGTGAAGACCCTCGGTGAGCACGATCGTCGCGTCAGGGAAGGCCCGGATTCCGCCGACATGATCCGGGTGGAGATGCGAGAGCACCACGTGGGTGACGCTCGCAGGGTCGAGGCGATGCTCGACCGTGACCCCCTGCGGCACGGTCGGCGGGAGCAGCCGGCGATAGGCCCACCCGGCTGCGCCTGCCCGCCACGGCTCGGGCGCATAGCCGGTGTCGAAGAGGACCCGTCGGGATCCTGCCGAGTAGAGGAAGACGCCCGACGGGAAGACCCGGCGCTCGCGCGAGGCGCCGCGGAGCAGCTGGTGCATGCCGTGAGTCGTCTCGCCACAGGCGAAGTAGTGCAGGCTAGCCACGGTCGCCACCATCCGCGGCGCGTGAGCCGCGGCCTCCGGCGAGCGCGCCGTACTCGGCCACGTAGCTCGCGAGGCTCTCGTCGAGGGTGACTTCGGGCGCGTAGCCGAGCACGCGCCGGGCACGGCTGATGTCGAGCGTCTGGGAGTGGGCGATCGTCGTCACGGTGTAGCGAGTGAGAGGCGGCTCGGGGCGGCCGGGAATCACCCCGCACACGGCCTCGAGCGCCGCCGCCAGACCGTACACCGCACGGGCCGGGAGTCTGCGATGCCGCAGCGGCAGACCGAGGCCGACCAGCAGCTGGTCGAGGAGATCGACGAAGGGGCGAGGGTCGCCGTTCGTGATGTTGACGACCTCGCCGTCGATGCCCGGCACCTCGGCGCCGAGACGCACGGCGAGCGCGACGTTCTCGACGGCGGTGAGGTCGATGAGGCCCTGCCCGCCGCGCATCAGCGGCACGCCCACCCGCTCGTGGACGCGCAGGAGGCGGGGCACCAGGCTCGGGTCGCCGGGGCCGATGATGCCCCGGGGCCGCAGCACGACGATCTCCGGCGAGCCGGGTGGCCCGGCGGCGGCGCGGAGCAGCGCCTCTGCCTCGAGCTTGGAGCGGATGTAGTGGTTCATCGGCCGGGTCGGGTCGACCTCGTGCTCGCGGATGCCGACACGGTCGCGTGGGGCCGCGTAGATGCCCGGCGACGAGACGTGCACGAACCTCCTCGCACCGGCACGCCGGGCGTACTCGAGGGCGTTTGCCGTGCCCGTGACGTTGGCGTGCTCGAACTCCGACCACCGGCCCCAGGGCGACGAGAGTGCCGCGCAGTGGACGACGACGTCGGCGGGCACGTCGGCAGTCGCGAGCGCCTCGAGGTCTCCGACGAAGGTCGCACCACCGGCGGGGAGGGCGGCCTCGCGACGGCCGGCCGCGACGACCTCGTAGCCGTGCGCGCGCAGATCCTTCACGACGTGCCCGCCGAGAAATCCGCTCGCCCCCGTGACGAGTGCCCTCATCCCCATGCACCGATCCTAGGGCGGCGGCCTCCTAGACTCCTGTCGTGCGGATCGCCCTCGTCACCGACTACTACCTGCCGACTCTCGGCGGTGTGCAGACCGCGGTCAAGGCGCTGGCGGAGGCTTTGGCGACAGCGGGTCACGAGGTGACCGTGTTCTGCCCCCTGGTGGGCTCGGAGGGTGCACAGGCGGGCACGGGCGATGCCCCAGCCGCGGGCACCGCCGTCGGCGTCCCCGAGATCGTCGGGCTGCCGGTCTCACCGGTGTTCCGACCCGACGGCTACCCGTTCGCCTGGTCGCCCCGACGCATCCGGGCCGTTCTCCGGCGCGAGTTCGTCGCTCGAGGCATCGAGGTCGTTCACACGCACTCCGAGATGATGGCGGCTCTTGCGGCAGTTCGCACGGCGCAGGATCTCCGAATCCCCGTCGTCCACACGATGCACGGCCGAATCGACGTCTACACGGCGAACGTCCTCCCGCTGCCGGCCGTGACGACCGTTCTCCTCGCCTTCCTGCACTCCCGTCAGATCAGCCACGCCGGCCTCCGCGTGGACGACGACGCCGCGTACACCGCCACGAGGACAGCGCGCCGGATGTGGCGACTCATGCTGGCTCAGTCGCGCGCCAGTGCGCACGTCGTCGTGCCGTCGCAGCACTTCGCCCGGAAGCTCCGCGATCGCGGGGTGCAGACGCCCATCACCGTGCTCTCGAACGGCCTCGAAGGTGAGGTGCTGACGGCTGTCGATGCGCCGGCGGCCCGCGTCGTCGGGCCGGGCGAGCCGATGCGTCTCGTCTGGGTCGGGCGGCTCTCGCCGGAGAAGCGACCGGACGTGATGATCCGGGCTGCACACGGCCTTTCGCCCGGCGTCGTCGTCGACGTCTATGGCGACGGCGTCGCCCGGTCGGCGATCGCGAAGGCCGCGGCGAGCGCCCCGGTGACCCTCCACGGGGCCGTGCCTCGCAGCGAGGTGCTGCAGGCCATGCGCGACGCGCACGTGCTCGTGTCGAGCTCGGTCGACTTCGACAACCAGCCGATGGTCATCCTGGAAGCCGTCGCCGCAGGGCTCCCCGTGCTCCACTGCGACCCCGACCTCGCCGAGGTCGTGCCCGACGGGGGCGGCTTCCTGACGCCGACACCGGACGCGGACGGCATCGTGGCGGTGATCGAAAGGCTGCGACGCGATCCTGCGATCATCACCGTCGCGAGCCGTGCCATGCTCTCGGCGCGCGCTGCGGTCGAGCAGGTGGCCGGGCCGATGATCGGGGTGTACCAGACGGCGCTCGCCTCCGGGCCCCGCTCGACCAGCGACCCGCGGCCCCCTGTCGGCGGCCTTCGATAGCGTGCCCGGCCCCCTGTCGGCGGCCTTCGCTAGCGTGGCAGCATGACGCCGTCCGAACTCCTGACCGACTCCTTCACCCGCATCCCCGCCATCGTCGAGCGCGCCACCGACGGCCTCGACGCCCAGCGCCTCGGCGCCCGGCCCGCCGTCGGCACGAACACGATCGCGTGGCTGGCGTGGCACATCGCCCGCGGCCAAGACGTCCAGGTCGCCGACCTCGCCGCCAGCGAGCAGGTGTGGACGGCCGAC
This window encodes:
- a CDS encoding DIP1984 family protein yields the protein MKLAEALINRADLQKRVEQLRSRITSNARYQEGEEPGEDAAALLSEAGEALDSLERLIVAINLTNSATVLGDGRTMTAALAQRDVLRTRHSILVAASDASAGVGDFGGYRQLRSELRQLSALPTAAIRAQADDVARSLRELDVEIQQANWEADLAE
- a CDS encoding MarR family winged helix-turn-helix transcriptional regulator; amino-acid sequence: MTTTAAPLPAASSAPRGAASEGVADLLGAFRQMQLQHGRVIIHQSEQLQMGATDIRALFFISESGDHSTPKQVADFLELSTGATTSLVDRLVAAGSLLREAHPTDRRSVVLRVTPSGHAAVQAVSDVYTCALARVIPEARYDEMSALFREIAAALTEGSGCFDPQA
- a CDS encoding 3-oxoacyl-[acyl-carrier-protein] synthase III C-terminal domain-containing protein — protein: MKNCRISGWGSFLPDRTVTFGAQTRYRIPDDMLQLDMLAAAAEEAISRAGLEPGDIDCIIAACAVGIQPIPCTASLVMERVAPKAHAAAFDVNSTCTSFITAVDIASRYLADGDYERILIVSGDVGSRSLDPRQKESYELFSDAAAAVVLTREDSGAAGSGVIASLQQTWPEHAHDTELRGGLSLHPSDAYADGDPADYLFSMHGRRALMGMLTVLPAFFDRFFAKAGLGHGDIDLVVPHQASGALGLAMRRLGFPVGAYVDAVGEYGNMVSASVPYTLTRCLDDGRLGSGDTVLLCGTAAGLTANALAVRL
- a CDS encoding MBL fold metallo-hydrolase, whose translation is MASLHYFACGETTHGMHQLLRGASRERRVFPSGVFLYSAGSRRVLFDTGYAPEPWRAGAAGWAYRRLLPPTVPQGVTVEHRLDPASVTHVVLSHLHPDHVGGIRAFPDATIVLTEGLHETLRSPRLREGVLGGLIPPWLEGRATVLPSAAFDASVASGAAIAGLRTADLFGDGSYRLVDLPGHARGHVGALVEDDVLLAADAAWARDLLGEEGRIKPLPRAVAHDSRAQTITAQALLAAERQGVRLLFSHDRHPTGVDLLRGGA
- a CDS encoding NAD(P)-dependent oxidoreductase — translated: MGMRALVTGASGFLGGHVVKDLRAHGYEVVAAGRREAALPAGGATFVGDLEALATADVPADVVVHCAALSSPWGRWSEFEHANVTGTANALEYARRAGARRFVHVSSPGIYAAPRDRVGIREHEVDPTRPMNHYIRSKLEAEALLRAAAGPPGSPEIVVLRPRGIIGPGDPSLVPRLLRVHERVGVPLMRGGQGLIDLTAVENVALAVRLGAEVPGIDGEVVNITNGDPRPFVDLLDQLLVGLGLPLRHRRLPARAVYGLAAALEAVCGVIPGRPEPPLTRYTVTTIAHSQTLDISRARRVLGYAPEVTLDESLASYVAEYGALAGGRGSRAADGGDRG
- a CDS encoding glycosyltransferase; the encoded protein is MRIALVTDYYLPTLGGVQTAVKALAEALATAGHEVTVFCPLVGSEGAQAGTGDAPAAGTAVGVPEIVGLPVSPVFRPDGYPFAWSPRRIRAVLRREFVARGIEVVHTHSEMMAALAAVRTAQDLRIPVVHTMHGRIDVYTANVLPLPAVTTVLLAFLHSRQISHAGLRVDDDAAYTATRTARRMWRLMLAQSRASAHVVVPSQHFARKLRDRGVQTPITVLSNGLEGEVLTAVDAPAARVVGPGEPMRLVWVGRLSPEKRPDVMIRAAHGLSPGVVVDVYGDGVARSAIAKAAASAPVTLHGAVPRSEVLQAMRDAHVLVSSSVDFDNQPMVILEAVAAGLPVLHCDPDLAEVVPDGGGFLTPTPDADGIVAVIERLRRDPAIITVASRAMLSARAAVEQVAGPMIGVYQTALASGPRSTSDPRPPVGGLR